Below is a window of candidate division WOR-3 bacterium DNA.
ATTAGCCTGAAAGCCGGTGTGGAGGCGGGTTACGAACTGCCCCTGACCAGAAGTGCTGGTCAGTTGCATACCTATGACCCGGGCATCGAAGGACTCACTACCGAGAAACTGGCTGACGAGTGTGCAAGAATATGCGACTTTCTGACCGCCAGGGTCAATGCTCAGGTGAACACCAGTGCGGCCCGTACCATTACCACAATCCGGGTGCTGAACAGTCGAGAAACAGACCTTGTCTGCCGATTCTCCAGCTACTCCAACTACTTCGCGGTGATGTATCCGGGATCGTACTCGTCAATAATGCACATTACCGATGCTAAAGGTTTTGTGCCTGCGGCGGACAAGGACCTGTCGTTCGTGGCAGATACGTTCAACCAGTCACAGAAGGAAGTGAAGGCAAAGACAGGCAGGACCAGGGTGATGTTTCTGCCCTATACCACCTACAGTCTGTTCTGGCGTCTGACCGCAGCCACCAGCGGACAGACAGTTTACGAGAAAGTATCGCCGGTCTTGGGCAAGTTAGGTGAGAAGCTGTTTTCTGACCAGCTTACGTTGGTGGACGAACCGCATAATGACACAATGCCTGGTGCACGTGGGTTTGACGATGAAGGCACGCCGACCCGTAACCGGCCGATTGTCGAAGCTGGTGTGCTGCGCAGCTTCTATCATGACCGGTACTATGCCTGGAAGAACGGGGTGGAACCCACTGGCAACGGCTACCGGCAGGATGTAACCACTCGGCCCGGGCCGGAGCTTGCACACCTGACCGTGAAGCCGGGCAAGCTGAGCTTTGATCAACTGCTCAAGGAAATGGGTTCAGGGATAATCGTGGCCGGCGCGATGGGCGCACATTCGGGCAACATCTTGGCCGGCGAGTATTCCATTGGTCTCTCACCCGGGCTGCTGGTCGAGAAGGGCGAGATTGTAGGTCACGTGAAGAATGCGATGGTTGCGGGCAACGTCTATGAGACGCTCAAGGAAGTTGTCGGCGTCGAGGACCGGGTTTACCCTGGTCACATGGTCCGAAGTCCGTCCATCGTATTCGACAACGTCAGCTTTGCGGTGAAGGGATAGAACGCAACACGCTTCACGCCTTACGCCACAAGCGAAACGCGGCCTCGCAGACCCGGCTATACCCTCACCCTTTCCCTCTCCCTGCAAGGGGGAGGGAACAGAAGGGAGGAGGTGTGGCAGAAGGTTTACTCTGACTCTGACGTTTCTCATTGTGGCCTTGCTCTTTGCCGGATGCGACAGGGGACTGGTGCTCAAGACGCGCGGGGAGACGATTCCAGCCGACGCGGTGAAGATGACGCCGCAGTCCGACACCTGGCCGCCGGTCCTGCACTCAGGTGAATGGGAGGCGCCCGTGCCGATGCCCGGGCCGGTGAACACTGCCGGGGCCGAGGATTCGCCGTTCATCACGCCGGACGGCAGGGAGTTCTACTTCTTCTTCACACCCGACGCGCGAGTACCGGCCGAAGGACAGCTTTTTGATGGAGCAACCGGCATCTGGTGGTGCACCCGGCAGGGAGATTCCTGGACTGAGCCGGAGCGCGTGGTTCTCCACAACGATGTTTCGCTGGACGGAGCGCAGTTCATTCAGGGTGATACGATGTGGTTTGCCTCGGTGCGGGCCAAGGACGCTCTGCGTGAAGGACCGCAGTACTACATCGCCACGAGAAAGAACGGCAGATGGGGCAACTGGCGCAACGCCGGAGCGCAACTCAACGTGGAATATCGTATTGGCGAGATGCATATCACTTCTGACCACCGGACGATGTACTGCCACCGTGACTCAGACGTGGGCGGCTCAGGCGGCTATGATCTCTGGACACTTGAGCGCAACGCAACCGGCTGGGACGCACCCGTGAACCTAGGCCCGGTAGTGAACAGTGCCAAGAACGAGGGCTGGCCGTTTGTTTCCTCGGACGGCAGGGAGTTGTGGTTCACCGGCGAATCGGACAGCTTTCCCGGCCCGGCCCTGTACCGGTGCAGGAAAGACAGCGCTGGTAGATGGATGGCGCCAGAACCGATCGTGTCGCAGTTTGCCGGCGAGCCGACACTGGACGACGCCGGGAACCTGTACTTCGTACACCACTACTACGCTTCCGGCTCCAGGATGATAGAAGCGGACATCTATTTGTGCCGCCGCAAGAAGTGAGGAGGTAGAATGGACGTAGTCAAGGCAATCAACGAACGCCGGGCATACCGGTCACTTGCGCCGGTTGCAATTACTGAAGAGTTGATTCGAGACCTTGCCCAGTGTGCTCAACTGGCACCGACCTGTTTCAATAATCAGCCGGCGCGGTTCGTGTTTGTGTATTCGGCTGAAATGCTTGAGAAGATGAAGCCAGTATTCAACAGGGGCAACGAATGGTGCCATGCGGCATCGCTTGTTATTGCCGTACTGGCCGAGAAGGAAGCGGACTGTGTCATTCGCGACCGGGAATACTACTTGTTCGACACCGGAATGCAGACTGCTTTTCTCATCCTTCGGGCAACTGAGCTCGGACTTGTGGCACACCCGATAGCCGGGTACAAGCCAGAGCTGGTCAGACAGGTGCTCGGCATTCCGGATCATATGCAAGTGGTCACGTTGGTCTTGGTGGGCCGGCACGCAGATACCATAAGCCCGGTGCTGTCAGAGAAGCAAGTAGAATGGGAAAAGAACCGGCCAGAACGTCTGCCTCTGGAACAGGTGGCATTCTTCAACCGCTACACGGGCGAGAACGCAAAGGAAGAGCCGAAATGAATTTCCTGCGCAAACTCCATCTCATTGTCGGGTTCACACTGGTCCTGCCGCTTCTCATCCAGGCGGTGACAGGATTCCTGCTTCGGGCCGGCGTCTTCGCACCGACAACTTACGGATTGCACACCTGGTCCATCATCTGGAAGCACATCGTATTCATCCTTGCTCCGGGCCTTGCGTTTCTTGCCGTGTCCGGCGGAATCCTGTACCTGGCCATGCGCATCCGGCAATGGAAGCGTAGGAAATAGCAGGGCCACGCAGTCCTCTGTCGCTTCCTTCCTGTTGGTGTGCCTCTTGTGCGGTGTTCGGCCTGCCACGGCTGGTTCTGCATCTGAGCCCGCCCCAAGTCTATCCGTTCGTGTGAAGCGACGCTTCGCGCCGACTCTGGCCGCGACGTTCTGAAAGAAACTCGGCCTGCTTCTGTTCCGGCACCTTGGCAGACGGTTCTCCGCCAAACTCCGGACGCAACTTGCCGCTTACTTCGGATGCCTCCTGTTCGTGCCTCTGGCGGCCAGGCTGTCCATACAACTCCCTCGGCCCAAGTAACCGCAACCGGCGAGGCTTGTAGCCTGCCAATTGAGTGGGGGAGTCGCTTCCTCTTAGATATGGGGCGGA
It encodes the following:
- a CDS encoding nitroreductase family protein, which translates into the protein MDVVKAINERRAYRSLAPVAITEELIRDLAQCAQLAPTCFNNQPARFVFVYSAEMLEKMKPVFNRGNEWCHAASLVIAVLAEKEADCVIRDREYYLFDTGMQTAFLILRATELGLVAHPIAGYKPELVRQVLGIPDHMQVVTLVLVGRHADTISPVLSEKQVEWEKNRPERLPLEQVAFFNRYTGENAKEEPK
- a CDS encoding metallopeptidase TldD-related protein codes for the protein MERLLELARKYADAVSVYSRDTVTDSVSFENAKLKDIESSRQSGVSLMLFKDGKMGLAYTRNLIDREELVQNSLISLKAGVEAGYELPLTRSAGQLHTYDPGIEGLTTEKLADECARICDFLTARVNAQVNTSAARTITTIRVLNSRETDLVCRFSSYSNYFAVMYPGSYSSIMHITDAKGFVPAADKDLSFVADTFNQSQKEVKAKTGRTRVMFLPYTTYSLFWRLTAATSGQTVYEKVSPVLGKLGEKLFSDQLTLVDEPHNDTMPGARGFDDEGTPTRNRPIVEAGVLRSFYHDRYYAWKNGVEPTGNGYRQDVTTRPGPELAHLTVKPGKLSFDQLLKEMGSGIIVAGAMGAHSGNILAGEYSIGLSPGLLVEKGEIVGHVKNAMVAGNVYETLKEVVGVEDRVYPGHMVRSPSIVFDNVSFAVKG